AACAGCGAAATAATGCGGCAAAAGGAACGCAATAGTGATGATGGATAAAATATAGACAGCGATTTAGGAATGGATCATCTCAGCAACCATATATTCGATTATCGTTTTATAAACAGGACAAAGACGATGAgcaatgatttaaaaaaaaatgcaaattttCACATTGCAGATTCAAAACCATGCTAAAAGAAGTGCAATTACTACCTCGACATGTCCAGACTCGAATCGTCTGGCGAAATCCTCAGCCACCACAGAAGCAGCAGCAGCTTTCTTCTGCAAAGCGACACGCTTTGTCTGGGCGGAAGCAATAGCAGCCGCCTCCTCTCCATCCCCATCAGGTACCTGCACCTGTGGGGGCTGAGCAACAACAACAATCTTGGGCACCTTAACCTGAATTGTAGCACCTTCTCTTGCCTTAAGCAACCATGGGTCCTTGAGAAACTCCTCAACCCTAACCACATCTTCCAAGAACTCATTTTTACCCTTTGGTAACCCAAGCGAACAGTAACAGATCCTTCGACTACACCAAAAAGCACTCAACTTTGTCAGAAAACAACAAAACCAAGAAACCGGTTTGATGAATAAAGAGAGAGAGATATCAGATCTTTCAAAATTAGCCAAACCCCACATGCAAAAACCCCCAGTAAACAACTTAAAACCATAAAACAAAGAAACCCATTTGGCATCCTTGGCTATAATAAGAGAGAGAGTAGAGAGAAAGAGTGATAATAAAGAGAGGAAGAGAGAAAATAAACAAAATTATAACCaaataatacataaaaataaaaaaataaagaatgaGGGGATGTTTGTAGTAGTACCAGGTAATTGGACAAGCTACGTGAAAGGCCATAACGCGAGAGAATAAAGATTTTGGTTGTATGAGGAATTTTTTCAAGAGTTTAAATTGGGAAAAGCCCTTTTGGGGGAAAACAGAGAGATAGGTTTCGGTTCGGGTATTTGGGGTTTCACAACTTTGTAAGCTcaccaaaatatcaaatttggcCCTTTGAAGTTTTGGATATGTTAATAGTATCCGTGATTGTTTGTAGATTAGTGAGAAAAGCTCAAAAAAAGGAAAAGCTTAATAAGAGAGGAAACTTTGAGGGAAACACTTATAGTCCCTTCAGATTTGGGTTAATTGGTGCTTCAAATATAACATTCATCATAAATAGCCTTCTTATTTTTTAGTAATACTGAATAGTCATTGAGAGACATTTATGGTCCCTTAAGTCTGGGTTAACAGGTGTCTAAAATAACATCGATCATAAATGATTTTCTTTTTTACTAAACGTGATTCGTGAATCGTCTTTAGTAACTAATCATGATTCTTGAATAGCACATGATTCGTGAATAGTTTTCAATAACTAATCGTGAATCCTGAATAGCACGTGATTAATAAGTATAGCACGTGATTCGGTTTGACCCTAACTTAGTTTGACCTTCTAAGCTATCCTATTTCAAATTTGAAtacatcacattttctcatatcGTTAATTAAGATGCTAATTCATAAGACTAATAAATCTCAATAAACGACATATTGTTTAGTAGGGCTGCTTATCGGGCGGATCGGATGGATTATGACGTTTAACGGTTCGGCTTAacggttatcggcttttaaaagtAATAATCCGCTAGTCAACCTATAAGATATGGGTTGGTTCGGTATCGGATTACAATTATTGGACGGTTATTGGGCGGTGTATCGGCTAAAtataagaaaaaatgaaaaatccaTCTCTGTACCAAAATCTTTCTGGTTTTGTACTCGCTCCTGCACCTCATGTAAAAATGATTAAATTGTGCATGTATATAAGAACCTTGACTATAAAATTCTCTGCCTATCTTTGAGCACAACAAAATCAAGATCATTTTAATATCTTACTACAGTGCTGAACCCTTTGACCAATAATGTCATGAAAAATTTGAGGTCTTAGGACACAATTCAAGCAAGCAAACTAAACAAGAATCTCAAATTAAATTGGATCCAGCACGAATGGGAGAAACTTTATCAGTAATATTTTTCCGTTGTGTCAAACTCCCTAGCCCCTCTTGTTGAACTGAATAAGCCAAATGGAGATTCTGCAGAAGATGTTTCACTGCACATCTAATTAGTCTACTTCCGCCAATGTAATCAAATAGCATATTTGCTTTTCCTTGCACAACTGCTGGTTGTTTTTGCTATTGCAGCAACCAGCAAGTATCCTACAGTAAGAAAACGGAATAGTGATTGAGTAAAATTTAAGTGCATCAAACAAACAATGAGAAGAATAGTAGAAAAATTATGAAAGTCACCTTGTACTATATGTCAACTACGATAGGGTCTTTCCCAGCCCTGGCTAAATCTGAAGAGAAAATTATCATAATGAGTCATGTAATAAGTATAAACCatttacaacaataatatacaACAAATATAAATAAAAGTATTATTACCCTGTTCAAGCTGTTCGAGATTATCAAGATCTTCCTCAACGCTAACAGGTTGTTTTAATTTTTCACTTAGAAGCCAATCTTGAAGACACACAAGAGCTTGCACTAATTTAGGAGTCAATGAACTCCTAAATGAATCAAGAAGACGTCCACCCGTACTAAACGCAGATTCAGATGCCACACTTGAAACATGTACAGCTAATACATCACGAGCCATCTCAGCAAGAATAGGAAATCTAGCTGAGTTCATTCTCCACCAGTTTAGGATGTTAAATTCTTTAGTGTCATCCTCAGTTTCTTCACCAAAATATTTATCTAACTCCGTTCTAGCATCCACACCTCCACTCACTGTTTTATAGCTCTTTAGATCTTGCATGAGTGATTCTAAAAGTCCTATACTTTGGGTACTTTCTTCACTGCTAGAAAGCCCGGAAGTAGACGTGTCCATTGAAGAGCAAGGTGCACACTGCCTTTTGAGCTTGATTTTACATACTCGCTAAACAATGAAGTCATGTACTTCTTTACTTCTGCTTGTATAGATGGCCCTTGCGTTCCAAACATCTTTACAAGTGCATAGCCAACTGATTCAAGCTTGTAACGAGGATCCAAAATACATGAAATGAAACTTATCTTGTTCATTTTTGTTGGATCTCCCCAATACTTATTAAATTTTTCTTTCATCTTCTTTGCCATATCACTTAAACCAGTGTCTTCGCTTGCCATTAATTTATTCAAATAAACAGCAACCGCacaaatttcaagaaaatgaatATTTGACGTAACATAACGTAATCCAGATATTTTCAAAGTAAGAAGATAAAAGATCTCAAGAAATCTCGTAATTCTTTTCACATGGACCCAATCACTACTCAAAAGTTCACCGGCAgtaattccaacttcaacataaGAATTTTCAAGATAATGTCTCAGGCTGATTTCACGAGAAGCATAATTTGAAAATGCATTCTCAAATTCAACAGCCCTACTCAACATCAGATAGGTGGAGTTCCACCTAGTTGGGACATCTAAACATAAAGATTTTTTGCAATTGATTTGTTCATCATCACAACTTTCTTGAAATCTTTTCAACCTCGCGGGAGACTGTCTAACATATCTAACTGCATGTCTAACACGTTCAATAGACAAAGAGCATTATTTTAAACCATCCTGGACAACAAGATTCATGATATGAGCCATACACCTCACGTGAAGGTGATTACCGTTCATCAAATTAGTTCCCATTTTTGTTAATTGTTTAGACAATTCTTTTACTGTCACGTCATTTGAGCTTGCATTATCAACTGTGACAGTAAAGATCTTATTTATCCCCCACTCACGTAAGCATCTACTAATACCATTTGTCATATCTTCACCTTTATGACTAATAATAGGACAAAAATTAAGTATTTTCTTGCGCATATTCCAATCACTATCGATCCAATGGGCAGTGATACACATGTAATTAATTCTTTGTATAGAAGTCCATGTGTCAGTTGTAATACAGACTCTCTGTTTTGTTTCTATAAAATACCTCCTCAACTTTTGCTTTTCTTCATTAAAAAGATTAAAACAGTCCCTAGTGACAGTACTACGGGAAGGGATCCAGAAATGAGGTTGCGCCATTTTCATAAATTCTCTAAAACCTTCTTTTTCGACAAAGCTAAAAGGAAGTTCATCCACTATAACCATACAGCATAAAGCCTTCCTACACTCTTCTTGGTCAAATTTCCAAGAGACAACAGCTACGTCACCTTGAGTACCCCCCGGAATAGATTTAAAGCCTATGGTTGATTGTTTTTTATCAACAAGAGGAGTAGGAAGCTTAGGACATGTCATCAAATGACCAAGAAGAGTGGACGTACCGTCTCTTGACTTAAAACAATACACCTTGTAGCAATGGCTACATTTTGCTTTCGTACCTTCGGAAGTTTCAACTTCTGTAAAATGATCCCACGCGACAgacctttttctcttttttttagcACTAGTTGACTGAGTTATTTCAGCTTGACTTGTTACATTTGAAGCCTCACTTTCAGCTATCACCTTATCACCTTGTTCAGCCATGCTACGAGTTTAAGACTTTGAGTTCCTATGATAAGAAAAACAattcaacaaacaaacaaaattaGAACAGATAAAATATGATCGACACTGCAAATAGTAACGAAAAATACACATAGCACAGGAAAATAGAGAATTTGTTAATCCAAATACATCACAGACACATTATGCTAGTGGAAGCAAAACTGAAAACAGAAACAGAGCAAATAATGCAACACCTTAACATCATAGGATTGGAAATAGATTAACAGATAGTCAAGCCGAataaaactctggcaaaaataaATTGATCACACAAGACCCTTAATGTATTGAGACAAATAAATCCATTTGTATGTTTGGAGTTTTAGGTTTTATTGAGCTTCAACTTTACTTTATTTTAGAAATTGTTCAATTATCTAAGTTAGCTTGTTCATGTATATTACTGCTTTAACTATGGTAATCCTACAAACAGAACGTGGATTATCAGAAGGAAAAAATCCATTAAAATCATAAgcggaaaaaataaaaaacttaaaaTTTACCTCGTGAAGCAGAGCAGTCCTTGAGTCTTGCAAATTGCAATACGCAGTTGCAAGACTAATGACTTACTGAGTTACTGTGCTTTAGCCTTCAGATAGATTATTTATTAGGGTTATAAAGTATAAACTAATAACTAAAGTAATTAAGTGAAAAAGTTACTGATTTACTAAATGGGCTTGGCCTGCAGCCTGCTTTAGGTTTAGAAATTATAATTATCAtacatattttacatgtttaggagtaaaaatataaaatatgataaATTCTTAATGGGTTAACGGTTTACCCAATAAGAAAATTAAGTAATCCATCCCCGCACCTCTATTTCCGGGCGGGGGGTGAAGGCCATAAGAGAAGATTGCCCTACCGATAAGCTGTTAATTATAAAATTTCAATCAATTCCCCACCCGCTAATCCGATAACCCAATACTAATAAGCCAATAAGCCACTTTTGCGGTTGGGTTATTGGTAGCGGTCGGTTTTGAACAACCCTATTGTTTAGGCAAGAAAAGTAAAAGACACGATACAAATTCTCAAAATTTTCGCCAACAAAGCTTAATGTTGTTGTTCAGATCATTAATAATAGAAATTTACAATTAGTCAACATGATGAAGAGATTGAAGAAAGCATAAACAATGTTGATGCATAATCTTTCAATAAATTAATACTTTTGTATCCAGTTACaaaaaggcataatacataaacagatcCTCAAACTTGACCTCAGCTAGCAAGTATGTCCTCCAACTTTGGTTGTGctcaagtaggcacctcaacatGTATGAAtttgaacacgtaaacacaaatgctgacgtgacaCATAAAATTTGGAGGtatctagatgatcattttataaGTTAGAGGgttcaactgacaaagtggaGACAAGATGAGGTACCTATTTATGTACACTCAAAATTGGAGAGCAAATTAACAGTTGAGGCCAAGTTTGAGAGCTTGTTTATATATTAGATGAAATATGAATTATATAATAGTTTTTTTTATGTATCTTTCGCTTAAGGAGGTAGCTAATACTGCATGGGCTCATTGAGTTCCCCTTTCGCACGACTACTCCGTAATTTTATCATATTCCTTTAATCAACAAAGGCCtctttcatgatttttttttcctcttacATGTGTCAAATTCTCGCTCTCTGACTCATTATATACACCACATAGTTCTGCGGTTCTCAATTTCTTTCTGACGTTTTTAATGACTCGTCCTCATTATTACATTCACTTGTTCCGTTTATCCAAATATAGCGTAGCAACACTTCATGCAACCCTCTTAGGCTATCTCCAACCTTGCACCATTTTTTACACCAAATCCTATTTTAGTGTAATATTTGGTGTTTTGGAGCTCCAACCTTGCACCATTTCTTACACCATTTTGGTGTGTGAATAGTTAATCAACACCATTACTattcatcaatattttttttaaaattatataacacttttaatttaacatattataaattttaattttttcatttaGGTCCCTAATATatctaattattttttatgtaatatctttataatattaattttacatcttaattttagagtgtaatttttataaattaactttcgtatatattatttttatataaaattgtaagttaattttattataagttataatggtataaaaaaatataaccatcacaaaaatgaaaagtgcaaatataaaatataatatgttGTTAATAAATAATACAATGTTCAATAACATAATAATTTAGAATTGAAAATACATTAAAACTATAACACATTAATGTTCAATAACATAATAATGTtcaataaattaaaatttaaaatacatTAAATAACATAATAATTTATAAAATTATAATAATGATTTAGTATAAAACAATTTTATATTAAATGGTTATATAACAAAGGAATATGAATTACATGGGATGAATAtgttcaaaagaaaaaaagaaaggatttgctttatgaaataaaaaataaaatttaaataaaagaaaataatataatatagaagAAAGGGAAGAATATAAAAGGAATACTCTTTTTTGGTGTAAAAAAAAGTGTAATGGGTTGGAGTTAATTTCCACCATTTTAGTGCTTACACCATTTTGGCGTAAAAAATGGTGCACAATTTTGGAGATGCCTTTAGGCCATCTCCAACCTTGCACCATTTTTTACATCAAATCCTATTTTTGTGTAATATTTGGTGTTTTAAAGCTCCAACCTTGCACCATTTCTTACAGCATTTTGGTGTGTGAATAGTATTGCACCAAATTTGGTGCAACACCATTACTATTCAtcaatattttattattattttttattattatataacacttttaatttaacatattataaattttagTTTTTTCATTTAGGTCCCTAATATacctaattattttttatgtaatatctTTATAATATTAATTGCACATCTTGATTTTGTAGTgtaatttttataaattaattttcgtatatattatttttatataaaattataaggtaattttattataagttataattgtataaaaaaatataaccatcacaaaaataaaaagtgtaaatataaaatataatatgttGTTAATAAATAACACAATGTTCAATAACATAATAATTTAGAATTGAAAATACATTCAAATTATAATACAATGTTCAATAACATAATACATTAAAGTTATAACACAATGTTCAATAACATCTGTTTTCCAATCTTGCTAAAGGTATTGCTCCTCCCACCCATTATGTTATTCAAGGAAACAAATATGATGTGGATTATTATTTAGATGATAGTATATATCCAAAATGGTCTACAATTATGCAATCTACTCATGAGCCACAATCTCAAACAATTGTGTGGCCCACTTGAATCTTTAAATCCCTCGCATACAAGGGTGGACCCATGTATTAGTTTTGGTTGCTCGAGCATCCATTAACCGTGATGGATATTCTATGTAGGCATATagaaaatattgaagttttggtataaaataataaatagtaCCCAGGAAGTAATAAAAGATATTGGTGCTCTGGTTAAAAGATTGTAGGCTTTAGCCTAAGCCATGAAGGAATTGAGTTCAAATCCTACTCAAAGCAATatgttttttgttgattttgaGGTGAGCATCTGAGACCGTTGAATCTTGGGCCTGCAACTGCTCGCATATTCCTTTATATTGTGTTTCATCCTCATGACTTACAATCTAGTATTTTCTCTATTTAACGAAGTGGGATATCGCTCAGTTTAGCCTTCTTGTCATATAGACTTAAAATCCTTATGGTTCTGATTAAGTATTGCTTGACTCAATGAAATATTTGGGTAGTTCATCCACCTAGAATTACAAGTGACGTTGTATAGGTTATTCCTATGAAAAATTGGAACATACTTAAAATTATCAGTTAAGTTTGAATAAATATTGTTATCTACTGGACATTTACCGTTACAATATTCTCATTCTCATACCATAAATGTCTCATTGAATCTAACGTGCCATCATTTTGAGGCTTTCTATATCCCTACCTCCATATGTGAATCATGTGGCTTCACATAAGCATCGACATTTTATATATGCGTTCGCATTTTCTGTAAAATTTATTTTGCCAATTAGTATGAGATTTCGGCATTCTCTCATGTAACTCGAGTGCTCACTTCATGCTTCATGTGCATAActttatataaaattatttttatacataatataattTTATTGCCCCGATATTATATTCACTATATAATGAGATGTGCATCCTACATCATATTGTAACAATCATacataatattttgtaagaaatatattatgtataaaaataaaatattaaaatactcaagggaaagctattgaatacctttttgctgaaagtttggacaaaaatctTCGTCAATTCAAGCGTTTTATTGTCTCTGAGAGACTGGAATTTACGAGACAACTTACAATTATAGAATTTTTATGTCAAActtgaattttttaaaatttaattaatttaaatgcatatgttccttagattttaattaTTTGTCAATACAGTACAACTAGTTATGAATGTAGAGTAACAACAACTACACAAATCTCATCTACCAGCTAGCCTATTCCAGCTATGCACATGATgctataccccattttaaccgagttaaattagaagtacaacatattagtgattcctattttgcttattttaaggagtcgccacctaattaatttaacggtgaattaggacacctcgatattaactaaggtaaagttaaaactaaacctccgttaatagtctgcttaaccaatgtgattccaggtaagggctctatattatcctaaagggaaggggttaggcatcctttagaatccgttaactacggttgtccggccaagcttaggttaattaaggctaaatatgAAAATGACTTACAAGTATTGCTgagattttaaagaaaaataatgttagttaagatttacggaaaatataataatttgtacaaaagaggactttaaacgctactttaaaataagacttataaatgtcgcttggactttaaatgaaaatatagtaaaatGCTATTCGAAGATGAGATTTGAtggaaatatgataatttgcccataaataatagcttttgagaaaagatttagcaattttaaactttggataaattatgttatatgaatgtagcaatgtagaaaaatctagtcTTATAAATAAGATttaaaaggaagtgagtttttttttttctctttttattacttcattaattatgcttagctaaaaatatgtatgattgattcaaacttgaagagttatctatAAAACATACCTTGCTTAATATTTACTTATTAGTGACGCTttaattttctaagataataataaataaaacataATTCCTTTGATTCAAAATATACTATTTTAAAAATCAATTGTTCTGAAAGTAAATAttaagatactataaataactttaatgtaaAAAAAGAagaatgttgacacccaattttgtcccgcctctcttccaaaatacctatttacgcctctaatatttttagaaaaattaaaatatatatatagtcattttttactaaattatcaacttctcatcaataccggcactttattattctgttgcagttactcttattattattattattattattattattattattattattattattattattacagttcacaatttttatcatttcagtactttaccagcttacgcacacgcatcacatttatctttgcataattaaataatagtatttatcttactgtggatttttgaaatattattgcacgactattacgacgccattttttatctgagcattaatgtttgcatatttcatgttgagcaatattttaacacaagttatttaaataggtctcttattcaaatttagaagccaaactatttcttgcactcggtccgtattttgacttaccggaccccaaatcaaagtccgattaattcctaatgttttttttagactaaaccatatttcttatctcaattttttgatcaatccatgtttaattcactaacccattcttttaatatccggtctaaaaaatcaacccagtccatttatggactgggtccgacccattttcagacgaaataagggaaaccctaaaagggttccccttcatttttttttcctccgccgctcccttcctctctctctcttctcattcatcatcttcatcatcttcatcatctccatcccccacCCCGCCGTTCCCTttaccccaccaccgccgctccttttcatcacctcgtccccacctcgccgacgacccccacaccgctaccccaccacgctcctcttcctttttcccccgctcctctccccctgttttttcttcaacacaaaagaacCCCCCAAATCCCCATAAATAGCAGGGTTAGAATcgcagaaagaaaaaaaaaagagacagtTCTTGAACCCCCCAAACCCCCTacaaaaaataagtttttttttttgttatcacCTGAAACCCTTCTGAAAAATACCAGTCTTCAGACGCACAGAATTTCCCAAATATCAATTTGTAGTTCGTTGTAATAATCGAGTCAAAAGATACGtcaaacatatttttttttttattttgattctgttggtgttgggaATCTGAGCCTCG
The sequence above is a segment of the Lycium barbarum isolate Lr01 chromosome 6, ASM1917538v2, whole genome shotgun sequence genome. Coding sequences within it:
- the LOC132644171 gene encoding zinc finger BED domain-containing protein RICESLEEPER 1-like, with product MAEQGDKVIAESEASNVTSQAEITQSTSAKKKRKRSVAWDHFTEVETSEGTKAKCSHCYKVYCFKSRDGTSTLLGHLMTCPKLPTPLVDKKQSTIGFKSIPGGTQGDVAVVSWKFDQEECRKALCCMVIVDELPFSFVEKEGFREFMKMAQPHFWIPSRSTVTRDCFNLFNEEKQKLRRYFIETKQRVCITTDTWTSIQRINYMCITAHWIDSDWNMRKKILNFCPIISHKGEDMTNGISRCLREWGINKIFTVTVDNASSNDVTVKELSKQLTKMGTNLMNVRYVRQSPARLKRFQESCDDEQINCKKSLCLDVPTRWNSTYLMLSRAVEFENAFSNYASREISLRHYLENSYVEVGITAGELLSSDWVHVKRITRFLEIFYLLTLKISGLRYVTSNIHFLEICAVAVYLNKLMASEDTGLSDMAKKMKEKFNKYWGDPTKMNKISFISCILDPRYKLESVGYALVKMFGTQGPSIQAEVKKYMTSLFSEYVKSSSKGSVHLALQWTRLLPGFLAVKKVPKV